In a single window of the Streptomyces sp. CGMCC 4.7035 genome:
- a CDS encoding flavin monoamine oxidase family protein has product MDEPRTTDSHLPSSRRQFTTAAGTAATATALGLTTAGTAAAAPAVPRQTPCPPGSTADRSTCLAVARALLVVDDEDRPLVPTYRKILDSGLPRRRTGNAKKILVVGAGPAGLVAAWLLKRAGHHVTLLEANGNRVGGRIKTFRTGGHEHAAQPFADPRQYAEAGAMRIPGSHPLVMSLIDQLGVKRRPFYLVDVDGTGKPVNHAWLHVNGVRMRRSDYATAPRKVNRSFGVPRKYWDTPSSKILRDALDPVRDEFSTAGPDGKRVDKPMPERVEGWARVIQRYGDWSMYRFLTERAGFDERTIDLVGTLENLTSRLPLSFVHSFISQSLISADTEFWELVGGTATLPDALLRQVGDVLRLDRRATHIEYWDPDRHGTDDTSQVRHDGPHVWIDTVSEGRDGKVVREQFTGDLAVVTVPFSGLRQVQISPLMSYGKRRAVAELHYDSATKVLLEFSRRWWEFTEADWRRELDAVRPGLYEQYRQGKAPADGSLLGAHPSVPPGRISPAQRVHYAANRWATRDQPEAAHIVGGGSVSDNSNRFMINPSHPVPGSQGGVVLASYSWADDASRWDSLDEEARYPHALRGLQQVYGQRVEVFYTGAGRTQSWLRDPYAYGEASVLLPGQHTELLAAIRAPEGPLHFAGDHTSVKPSWIEGAVESGVRAALEVHMA; this is encoded by the coding sequence ATGGATGAACCCCGCACCACAGACAGCCACCTTCCGTCCTCCCGGCGGCAGTTCACGACCGCTGCCGGGACGGCCGCGACCGCGACGGCCCTCGGTCTGACCACGGCGGGCACGGCCGCCGCGGCGCCCGCCGTGCCCCGGCAGACCCCCTGTCCGCCGGGATCCACCGCCGACCGGTCCACCTGTCTCGCGGTCGCCCGCGCGCTGCTGGTCGTCGACGACGAGGACCGGCCGCTCGTGCCGACGTACCGGAAGATCCTCGACTCCGGTCTGCCCCGCCGCCGGACCGGGAACGCCAAGAAGATCCTGGTGGTCGGCGCGGGACCGGCCGGTCTGGTGGCGGCCTGGCTGCTGAAGCGGGCCGGGCACCACGTGACGCTGCTGGAGGCCAACGGCAACCGGGTCGGCGGCCGCATCAAGACCTTCCGCACCGGCGGGCACGAGCACGCGGCGCAGCCGTTCGCCGATCCGCGGCAGTACGCCGAGGCCGGGGCCATGCGAATCCCCGGCAGCCACCCGCTGGTGATGAGCCTGATCGACCAACTGGGCGTCAAGCGGCGTCCGTTCTACCTCGTGGACGTCGACGGCACGGGCAAGCCCGTCAACCACGCATGGCTCCACGTCAACGGCGTCCGCATGCGCCGCTCCGACTACGCGACGGCGCCCCGCAAGGTCAACCGGTCCTTCGGGGTACCCCGCAAGTACTGGGACACGCCCTCCTCCAAGATCCTGCGCGACGCCCTGGACCCCGTACGCGACGAGTTCAGCACGGCCGGGCCGGACGGCAAGCGCGTCGACAAGCCCATGCCGGAACGGGTGGAAGGCTGGGCGCGGGTGATCCAGCGGTACGGAGACTGGTCCATGTACCGGTTCCTGACCGAGCGGGCGGGCTTCGACGAGCGCACCATCGATCTCGTCGGCACCCTGGAGAACCTGACCTCACGGCTGCCGCTGTCGTTCGTCCACAGCTTCATCAGTCAGTCGCTGATCAGCGCGGACACCGAGTTCTGGGAGCTGGTCGGCGGCACCGCGACGCTGCCCGACGCGTTGCTGCGCCAGGTGGGCGACGTGCTGCGGCTCGACCGGCGCGCGACGCACATCGAGTACTGGGATCCGGACCGGCACGGCACCGACGACACCTCCCAGGTCCGCCACGACGGTCCGCACGTGTGGATCGACACGGTGTCCGAGGGGCGTGACGGCAAGGTCGTGCGCGAGCAGTTCACCGGCGACCTCGCCGTCGTCACCGTGCCGTTCTCCGGGCTGCGACAGGTGCAGATCAGCCCGCTGATGTCGTACGGCAAACGCCGTGCCGTCGCCGAACTGCACTACGACAGCGCGACCAAGGTGCTGCTCGAATTCAGCCGCCGCTGGTGGGAGTTCACCGAGGCCGACTGGAGGCGGGAACTCGACGCGGTGCGACCGGGCTTGTACGAGCAGTACCGGCAGGGCAAGGCGCCCGCCGACGGGAGCCTGCTCGGCGCGCACCCGTCGGTGCCGCCCGGCCGCATCAGCCCGGCGCAGCGCGTCCACTACGCCGCCAACCGCTGGGCCACCCGCGACCAGCCCGAGGCGGCGCACATCGTCGGCGGCGGCTCCGTCTCCGACAACTCCAACCGCTTCATGATCAACCCCTCCCATCCGGTGCCCGGCAGTCAGGGAGGTGTCGTCCTCGCCTCCTACAGCTGGGCCGACGACGCCTCCCGCTGGGACTCCCTCGACGAGGAGGCCCGCTACCCGCACGCCCTCAGGGGACTGCAACAGGTCTACGGGCAGCGCGTCGAGGTCTTCTACACGGGCGCCGGCCGCACGCAGAGCTGGCTGCGCGACCCGTACGCGTACGGCGAGGCGTCGGTCCTGCTCCCCGGCCAGCACACGGAGCTGCTCGCCGCCATCCGCGCCCCCGAGGGCCCGCTGCACTTCGCCGGCGACCACACCTCGGTCAAGCCGTCGTGGATCGAGGGCGCCGTCGAGTCGGGGGTGCGGGCCGCTCTGGAGGTGCACATGGCGTAG
- a CDS encoding SCO2400 family protein → MDYCSSCRRHLNGALVCPGCGAYAPDIAPATTDGRISPAPAAVVTTGSAAGPAVAWQPTASDPWHHDRLRDEAAADRNEVQQTGPSDEPEGVPPAPQGRAARRRQLARWKKNQRRAVVATAVALVGGGLTVATMERGSGDRAQAATAPDLTGMGGVEEEAPQYAPPSSAPPGTHRSSHTPAAHPSATGLPHRQSTAAPAGTTPPNARPDAATSVQTSQGQTGHTTHTTHTTTSGRQEPRTTSPSSGGTVTDDTGTPPKQPSAPTTGTGTDPGTTQPSPAPAATSPSEICLLVVCLG, encoded by the coding sequence ATGGACTACTGCTCCTCGTGCCGTCGACATCTCAATGGCGCCCTGGTGTGCCCCGGGTGCGGCGCCTACGCCCCGGACATAGCACCGGCCACCACCGACGGCCGCATCTCACCGGCGCCCGCCGCCGTCGTGACGACAGGCTCGGCGGCCGGCCCGGCGGTGGCGTGGCAGCCCACGGCCTCGGACCCCTGGCACCACGACCGCCTTCGTGACGAGGCGGCGGCCGACCGGAACGAGGTCCAGCAGACCGGACCGTCCGACGAACCCGAGGGCGTGCCGCCCGCGCCGCAGGGGCGGGCCGCGCGGCGGCGACAACTGGCCCGCTGGAAGAAGAACCAGCGCCGGGCCGTGGTCGCGACCGCCGTCGCACTCGTCGGAGGCGGGCTGACGGTGGCCACGATGGAGCGGGGCTCCGGCGACCGGGCACAGGCGGCCACGGCACCGGACCTCACGGGCATGGGCGGCGTCGAGGAGGAGGCGCCGCAGTACGCCCCGCCGTCGTCGGCACCGCCCGGCACGCACCGGTCCTCGCACACTCCCGCCGCGCACCCGTCCGCGACCGGTCTCCCGCACCGGCAGTCCACCGCCGCCCCGGCCGGCACCACGCCGCCGAACGCTCGGCCGGACGCCGCCACCTCCGTACAGACGAGTCAAGGTCAAACGGGTCATACGACTCACACGACCCATACGACGACATCGGGCCGACAGGAGCCGCGGACCACCTCCCCTTCCTCCGGCGGAACGGTCACCGACGACACCGGCACGCCGCCGAAGCAGCCGTCCGCGCCCACCACAGGCACCGGTACGGACCCGGGAACCACGCAGCCGAGCCCCGCGCCCGCGGCGACCTCCCCCTCGGAGATCTGCCTGCTCGTGGTGTGCCTCGGCTGA
- a CDS encoding 4-oxalocrotonate tautomerase family protein translates to MPFANFKIPAGSLDEKQKETIVTRTTELYVEIYGERARANTMVLVEEVTDGGWGIGGNVLTLAMLQQPGDGHEDA, encoded by the coding sequence ATGCCGTTCGCGAACTTCAAGATCCCTGCCGGAAGCCTCGACGAGAAGCAGAAGGAGACGATCGTCACCCGTACCACCGAGCTGTACGTCGAGATCTACGGCGAACGCGCCCGTGCCAACACCATGGTCCTGGTCGAGGAGGTCACCGACGGCGGTTGGGGCATCGGCGGCAACGTGCTGACCCTGGCCATGCTCCAGCAGCCCGGAGACGGCCACGAGGACGCCTGA